From the uncultured Trichococcus sp. genome, one window contains:
- a CDS encoding DUF4956 domain-containing protein, with amino-acid sequence MTTFTDILKNSFLEETADFSITAASVSLLSALFIGLFIFFIYKKTYAGVMYSKPFNTSLVLLSVLTTFVILAVTSNVVLSLGMVGALSIVRFRTAIKEPLDLVFLFWSISVGIILGAGLYSLAFLGSAFITVILLVLTGKVDSSAPYILMLQLENENAELQATEIIKNRFGKVIVKSKSITDGQPELIYEVKVKNNETSFMNELSAIEGVQNATLVSYNGNQAG; translated from the coding sequence ATGACAACATTTACAGATATCTTAAAAAACAGCTTTTTGGAGGAAACGGCCGACTTTTCCATCACGGCGGCTTCGGTTTCGCTGCTGTCGGCGCTCTTCATCGGCCTGTTCATCTTCTTCATCTATAAAAAAACCTATGCCGGCGTCATGTATTCGAAACCCTTCAACACGTCGTTGGTCCTATTGTCGGTACTGACGACTTTCGTCATCCTGGCCGTAACTTCCAACGTTGTGCTTTCCCTAGGTATGGTCGGTGCCCTTTCCATCGTCCGCTTCCGAACAGCCATCAAGGAACCGCTTGACCTGGTCTTCCTTTTCTGGTCGATCAGCGTCGGCATCATCCTGGGAGCTGGCTTGTATTCTCTGGCTTTCCTCGGATCGGCTTTCATCACTGTCATCCTGCTCGTACTGACAGGAAAGGTCGATTCTTCGGCCCCTTACATCTTGATGCTGCAGTTGGAGAATGAGAACGCCGAATTACAGGCTACCGAAATCATCAAAAACCGCTTCGGCAAAGTCATCGTAAAATCCAAGAGCATCACGGACGGTCAACCGGAATTGATCTATGAAGTAAAAGTCAAAAACAACGAAACAAGCTTCATGAATGAATTGAGCGCCATCGAAGGCGTCCAGAACGCCACATTGGTCAGCTACAACGGCAACCAAGCAGGCTAG